The sequence AAATTATCAATAAATGTACCGATCTGTTTTCTGTGATCATAGTGTCGGTCCGAGAATATTTGATGCttaaagaaaattagaaattaatgttcaaatttggtttttgcttgaaaaaatgacaaaaaattgattttatctataaaatttcaataattttttttaacaaacatcgAAACTATACATACAgaaaaacctctataaattaataaagtcgggaccatgaaattttattaatttatagaggttttaatttatcaattaattaatattttattaatttatgaagagattttctcatttttataattttgaaaaatttctgTTACAAGAtaatatacttttgttatcatttgtatttttaaagaattttcttaatttataatattggttattgtAATAGGATGAATTTAAATTGTTTACTAAATTAtatctaggtaaaaatgataaatgttagaagtttagagtttagaagaaattgctactactatcagttatggtaatgatgaagtcgaagaagatATTGCCCCACATTTAGAAACAGTTACTAAATAAGCAATTATTACATCTAGACTCtccacaatttttggatgcgattgaGAAGACAACAATTGAAAAGATGAGAGCTGAgttccaacaagaatgcaaattcaagaatagtcaaacaacaatagagttatgtttcactagattttcttagatatatatgtatatatatatatatatatatatttagtttatttgattattaatttatgatattgatgagaccatatttttacataggattttcaaaaaaattattattttattattttatcgaaatgtgtcattttttacaccggcccaacttGGGAcctgaaaattttattaacttatagCAAGTAtcaatttaaagagtattaatttatagaggttataaTGTATatgagtaaagaagaaaaatcggcaaagattgaagaagatagaATATAAGTAAACTAGTGTCAGAGAATATTAAATTCGGtagaaaataaaagttgaaCTAATTGATACtaatttttacatattaaaattaaaaatattttatgtgtttGCAATTGGTCTtaatagaaaaagaataataagtgGTATTTGGAAATAGAAGTGTTTGACCAAAAGgatagtttgaactttgaacaaACACAATGTTAGAATACATACCTCACTTACTAAGAAATCTGAAATCTAtactaaaattttcaaagtaatTATTAGAATGTATCTTATATATGTATCGCacaaaatgatttttaatatttagaatatttaatatttctatttaaatctaaaaataagaaacaaagattatttttaatatttgtatttgatcaaaattttagataattattatttaaaatacagtaatatattttcttaataatttttagttattaaataaattagttacgaattttaattaattaatttaaataatgcTTAATagataaaatgatattttgtccattttcatttttcaatttaaaaggTTAGTTTTCAAATAATTGTAGTATATacgtcccaaaaaaaaatggatcacAAAAATCCTTATATCATATTCTCCAAATCTAAAAATATCCGGTCTGGTGTAATCCTACGATCtgatctttttaataatttacaaaccTAAAGTCGACGATGAATCTCTCTATAGATTAGATACACACCTCTTTTATTCACAAGCGCAATTCATCTCTCCAAAATTTCTCTGAGATCCATATATCCGGAAATGGAAATGACTTTTACAATTCACGTTCCAGCTGGTGGTGGGTTTACAATTAACGTTAAACCAGTTGCCGGAAACGTACCACTGGCTGGTGGAGAGGGTAGCGGATTAAACGTTAATGTAGCTCAGGTTCATCCTCAGTCTGGTGACGGTGGTGGCGGATTAAACGTTAATGTTCATCCTCCCGCTGGTGGCCTTGAACAAGTTAAGGATGAGCCCCTCAACGTAGAAACCCCTGACCCATCTTTGAAAATGGCTAACCCTAGAGTATTCTTTGATATGACCGTGGCGGGCAAACCGTATGGTCGGATCGTGATGGAGTTATTCGCCCACACGACCCCTCGAACGGCGGAGAACTTCCGAGCCCTCTGTACTGGCGAGAAAGGCATGAGGAAGCTTGGTAAGCCACTCCACTACAAGGGATCAATCATCCACAATCTGATCCCCGATCAAATGTTCTGTGGAGGAGATATCACTGCTGGTGACGGAACCGGAGGGGAATCAATCTATGAGGAAAGATTTTTCGAGGATGAGAACTTCATCAATAAGCTAACAAGACCAGGTACCCTCGCCATGGCTAACCGTGGTATGGACACCAACGAATCTCAGTTCATGATTTGCATGGACAGTGAGTTTGGCTACCTTGATACGGAGCACGTCGTGCTTGGCCAAGTTGTTGATGGATTGGATGTGATCAAGAGCATTGGAAAGGAGGTCGGAGGTTCTATCCGCGCCCGTTCACTGCCCGTGATGATCGCCGACTGCGGTCAGATCTCATAGATATAACATTTATCCTGTAACGTTGTTTCCTCAgctatgtttttgttcttcgttAATTTGGTGTTTCCGTTGAGTTTACATTGGCTCCCTTTGAATAATTAATGATATGCGTCGAAACACAAAGAAAATGCCTTAAGAATCTCATTTCACAAACTGTGTCTTTGTATCACAGAAAGTTTCTTGAGATTCAAATCTAATCAATATAATTGATATACATGTTCTTAACCCTCTTGTTAGTTATAATAAAGATCAACAAAATAGTTTACCGGACAAAAATGATGAGTTTGTCTCGTGGACCCCGGCCAGCTCTCGTAGCGGTCTTCGCTTGGTTTTTCACTTTCACCGCTACTTCGGTTTCCATGCATATCCATTTTGCATATTGGATTGCATCTATATTATTACAGATATTTCTGCAAGCTGGGGCAAATTAACGCAAACACCTTTATAATTAACAAGTTAACATATATATGGTcgtcaatttaaaatttttatgtaaACATTTTATCTAAAAGCCTCCAACATACTTCTGTTTTCACCAGTTTAGCTGTTCTTCTCAATTTCTAGTTCTATTTGTCGTATACTTGTAGTGAGATTAATTATCGGTCTTACTAGCCAAGAATATTCATTAAGCATTTGTAGTGCTGCAGAACCCACTAATCACAGTCTAAGAACAAAAAGCTTCTTAAATTAACAATGGTGCAATAAAGAACTGGTCCACATTTGCTAATCCTTTAACAAGGTAAATGCAAAATAAAGAGGATGCTAAACGTCTAGTCTACTTGTAGAATCTTTCTATTTCACTCTTGTATTGATCAAACCTCCTTGTCTCGTCTTATTTTCATTGTCGGTGTCATTAAACCGTTTTCTATCTCGAACGATATACATAAAACGTTCACATACATATGAGGACTGATTGATGATAGCTTGGAAAATTAATGATAGGCTAGTTTAGTATCTCATATTTGCATGAAAATAAACCATGATTACAACTTGTATTCGTTATACATAATCCtgaatatattcaaaaatatgataaaaattctaatttatattgttttaatgtttgtactttaataaaaaattaaaattgtgatCATGTTATCCatacttttataaatttaattgtaaCTTCTTTCTATCTTGATACAATATGTGTTTGATATACTCCTcttatatctaattaaatttaaattgtttgaCTAATATATGGATAcatgtctattttcaaaattttcatatacGAAAGAGTAATGCAAGTGCCATTGAGAGGCTTAAGGTTAACTCCAGCCGTCCGATTTCATATACTAATAAGATCTCATATGAAACGTGGCATTGATAGGCTTAGGTTAAATCCAGCCGTCAGATAGGCTTAGGTTAACTCCAGCCGTCAGATCGTCCCCCCAATACGAACatcaaaattctgaaaaaataTCTTTCTCCCGCTCCTATCCCAAATTCAAATTTCGAATTTTGATTCGGTCAA comes from Camelina sativa cultivar DH55 chromosome 19, Cs, whole genome shotgun sequence and encodes:
- the LOC104766310 gene encoding peptidyl-prolyl cis-trans isomerase-like; translated protein: MEMTFTIHVPAGGGFTINVKPVAGNVPLAGGEGSGLNVNVAQVHPQSGDGGGGLNVNVHPPAGGLEQVKDEPLNVETPDPSLKMANPRVFFDMTVAGKPYGRIVMELFAHTTPRTAENFRALCTGEKGMRKLGKPLHYKGSIIHNLIPDQMFCGGDITAGDGTGGESIYEERFFEDENFINKLTRPGTLAMANRGMDTNESQFMICMDSEFGYLDTEHVVLGQVVDGLDVIKSIGKEVGGSIRARSLPVMIADCGQIS